A stretch of the Hippoglossus hippoglossus isolate fHipHip1 chromosome 1, fHipHip1.pri, whole genome shotgun sequence genome encodes the following:
- the LOC117770038 gene encoding E3 ubiquitin-protein ligase RBBP6-like isoform X2, which yields MSCVHYKFSSKLDYNTVTFDGLHITLNELKKQIMGRERLKATDCDLQITNAQTREEYTDDEAHIPKHSSVIVRRTPLGGVKPAGRTFIVDRSDTAVVGPSRPTDSSPSMSLAQLAKTANLVDANASEEDKIKAMMSQSNHEYDPIHYSKKAVGPPPAHYTCYRCGKAGHYIRQCPMLLVKDKSVEGPKPVRISKGIPQSFMVKAEPGTKGAMLTSTGEYAIPAIDAEAYAQGKKERPPFVPHEQSSSEDDADPIPDELLCPICNDLMTDAVVIPCCGNSYCDDCIRTALLDSEEHVCFTCKQSDVSPDNLIANKFLRQAVNNFKNETGYTKLVRKQVQQAALPPPRLQLSRPLHSRQQDPLLANVTHPPPASVPTAAPQTQVQPPAPSPPVPGPVSAAATATATATAAAPIPPHAAAVEGQDVSPAPAPVADQHSPMHSTGQGEPPPPGEMDPEPTVRRSPESTPEIGPHGYHFSVGLPPPPRPPHPSGHQSRPHHSHRGGGRHWERSFRGRGDLPPAHLQTAPPPGPAPPVYPSPSMYPPPPQPYPPPYTSGLLPPPPIGYPPQPIYAPGPPGLNPPWIPPGVQPPLPHLGPPLSQPPLSKEEFYRQRHRQDKTTSKLDEFTKDFHKELMKYRNPPKRRRPSYSRSRSFSRSPFSRSPYTRSRSRSRSRTYSYSPSRSRSRSRSHGRSFPRSPYSRHNGRSYGRSRSRSRSRSRSYGYRRSGSPRSPPPFRAGPWEGAEGPGPFRSRSRSPGGFRNRSPGGRKPPPRELPPYELKGPSPGGHDRWERERYRQWEKEYTDWYNKYYKDYDNQHPSLNHRGRGSRDRERDRMSPLPRDYSPQGRGRRGREERGAPPHHPPSSSSSGTKSSTKVLKTKKVKKKKPGEESEPSHHSADRGDATPVRDEPMDEIPSINKTPPSSSKPASGSGVAKAPTSKSPAAPAKPSNKTVSKTQSDKTRKEKAQKVKPKVKTEAVKPEAVKAKNDKVKKKTPEAVVIKKKDSSSSSSSVAKPVKTIKANPEDNFNSTTPKKEKSKSSTVRPPLLKTPPLSSQTLPLPHPSLHDGPRLSHDIRGRRDLPPGSGLLPISHPHGLPLIHRPPSPVDGRRRMGEEGRSLLGPPPGKLRRIDGLGGCSDVLSHSHMSHQPPLHRLQLSSDRPGLLPLPGSREMIRGDADRGTIRPLMDLPMPLAQRRIKLNRDLGRKGSTETSASDRAPLGPEKMSSTSDRSASSSVSEGDRSNSTTEGAGRKELSASAERRTSRERPGSAGERLPCSDREQDRVSGPDRDRDRVSGSDRDRGVGSERERERDRVSGSSSQKVAATAERDSDRERSARTERRTSSSGSGGGRSVCLDKLTIGEKSTTTRTPTDHQEKPSVSSKERSEGSERAAKSDRSVSKDRTERSVPSGEKPAAAQKEAGKDGEGSVVKSKPRISRKVLTSHSSSTSSRSSQETKRSSEKDQKSVSSKPAELPPSSPVNSRGRSPSVSPAASLAREEPLIQPPPRSKWEREDDEEGQENGATEPKEPSPVPQRSRGREGQTEAPKPVKSEGRESVREERRGAVREEKKMRAPREEGKGGRVAQANSDKPTKSKMVREEARGLRDEGRSTARDEGRGATGKEERSAEGRGGGGREESRGPEPRRQRLCSDLGRETDEAAFVPDYSEGEGSEPERGRSSPSLSVSQASRSASPSNPSDSGTTTTADKKKKKHKKHKKHKKHKKHGSQEKAEPKEHKHKHKKKKHKKNKDKDGEEEEEKTEKAEEPVPC from the exons ATGTCGTGTGTTCACTATAAGTTTTCTTCCAAACTGGACTACAACACAGTCACTTTCGATGGGCTGCATATCACCCTCAACGAGCTAAAAAAGCAGATTATGGGCCGGGAGCGCCTCAAGGCCACGGACTGCGACCTGCAGATCACAAATGCGCAGACTCGTGAAG AATATACCGATGATGAAGCCCACATCCCGAAACACTCCTCCGTGATTGTGCGTCGCACTCCGCTTGGTGGAGTAAAGCCCGCTGGCAGGACGTTCATTGT AGATCGTTCTGACACAGCTGTGGTTGGACCGTCTAGACCC ACGGATTCTTCTCCTTCTATGTCACTCGCCCAACTCGCCAAG ACGGCTAACCTGGTCGACGCAAATGCATCAGAGGAAGACAAGATCAAAGCCATGATGTCACAGTCAAACCATGAATATGACCCTATACA TTATTCCAAGAAAGCAGTTGGACCTCCACCCGCTCACTATACCTGCTATCGTTGTGGAAAGGCTGGTCATTACATTCGACAGTGCCCCATGCTGTTGGTAA AGGATAAGAGTGTGGAGGGTCCTAAGCCAGTCAGGATAAGTAAGGGGATTCCTCAGAGTTTCATGGTGAAAGCAGAGCCTGGCACCAAAGGAGCCATGTTAACCAGCACTGGAGAATATGCAATACCTGCAATAGATGC GGAAGCGTACGCACAAGGAAAGAAGGAGCGCCCCCCCTTTGTTCCACATGAGCAGTCATCGTCTGAGGACGATGCAGACCCAATCCCTGACGAACTCCTGTGTCCAATCTGCAACGACCTGATGACAGACGCAGTAGTTATACCCTGCTGCGGAAACAGTTACTGCGATGATT GTATCCGGACGGCCTTACTGGACTCAGAGGAGCACGTCTGTTTCACATGCAAACAATCAGATGTTTCACCTGATAATCTCATCGCCAACAAATTTCTACGACAG GCTGTGAATAACTTCAAGAATGAAACAGGATACACCAAACTCGTACGCAAGCAGGTCCAACAGGCAGCACTGCCTCCGCCTCGCCTCCAGTTGTCCAGGCCTCTGCACTCAAGACAGCAGGACCCACTGCTGGCCAATGTCACTCACCCACCCCCTGCAAGCGTACCAACGGCTGCACCTCAAACACAGGTTCAGCCCCCTGcaccctctcctcctgttcctggtcctgtttctgctgctgcgaCTGCTACTGCgactgctactgctgctgctcctattcctcctcatgctgctgctgtcgaaGGTCAAGATGTTTCACCAGCTCCTGCACCTGTCGCTGACCAACATTCTCCTATGCACTCTACCGGCCAGGGCGAACCACCCCCACCTGG TGAAATGGATCCAGAACCTACTGTGAGACGAAGCCCAGAAAGTACCCCAGAAATTGGACCACAT GGCTACCATTTTTCTGTTGGCCTACCGCCACCGCCAAGGCCGCCACATCCATCAG GTCACCAGTCACGGCCCCATCACTCTCACCGAGGGGGAGGCAGACACTGGGAGAG GTCCTTCAGAGGTAGAGGAGACCTTCCCCCGGCCCACCTCCAAACAGCTCCACCTCCTGGACCAGCTCCTCCGGTGTACCCGTCTCCATCCATGTACCCGCCCCCACCACAGCCCTACCCTCCTCCTTACACATCTGGCCttctacctcctcctccaatCGGTTACCCGCCCCAGCCAATTTATGCCCCTGGACCACCGGGGCTCAACCCTCCCTGGATCCCACCTGGTGTCCAGCCCCCTCTACCCCACCTTGgaccccccctctctcagcCCCCCCTCTCTAAGGAAGAATTCTACAGACAAAGGCACCGACAGGACAA AACTACATCCAAACTGGATGAATTTACTAAAGACTTCCACAAAGAGCTTATGAAGTACAGAAATCCACCAAAGAGAAGAAGACCATCTTATTCTAG GTCCCGGTCATTCAGTCGTTCACCATTCAGCCGCTCTCCGTACACTCGCTCTAGATCAAGATCTAGATCCAGGACTTACTCTTATTCCCCAAGTCGATCCCGCTCCCGTTCACGCTCCCATGGGCGGTCTTTTCCACGCTCTCCTTATTCCAGGCACAATGGACGCAGTTACGGACGTTCACGGTCAAGGTCCCGCTCCCGCTCGCGTTCTTATGGGTATCGCCGCTCTGGCTCTCCGcggtctcctcctcccttccgGGCCGGACCCTGGGAGGGAGCAGAAGGACCAGGACCCTTCAGGTCCCGGTCTCGCTCCCCTGGTGGCTTCCGGAACCGCAGCCCTGGTGGACGGAAGCCACCTCCTCGGGAGCTTCCACCGTATGAACTAAAGGGACCAAGTCCTGGAGGCCATGATCgctgggagagagaaaggtaTCGACAATGGGAAAAGGAGTACACAGACTGGTACAACAAATACTACAAAGACTACGACAACCAACATCCCTCACTAAATCACAGAGGTCGCGgcagcagagacagggagagggacagaATGTCTCCGTTACCCAGAGATTACTCCCCtcaggggagaggaagaagaggtagagaagagagaggagctccCCCTCACCATCcgccatcctcttcatcatcaggGACTAAGTCCAGCACAAAAGTCCTTAAaacaaagaaagtaaaaaagaagaagcccGGGGAGGAATCTGAGCCATCACACCATTCAGCAGACAGAGGTGATGCTACTCCTGTCAGAGATGAACCGATGGATGAAATCCCCTCAATCAATAAAACACCTCCCAGCTCCTCAAAACCTGCATCTGGCTCTGGAGTCGCTAAAGCTCCTACTTCTAAAAGTCCTGCTGCACCTGCTAAGCCCTCAAACAAGACCGTATCCAAGACCCAGTCTGATAAGACCAGGAAAGAGAAGGCTCAGAAAGTAAAACCTAAAGTGAAGACAGAGGCTGTGAAGCCAGAGGCTGTGAAGGCAAAGAACgacaaagtaaagaaaaagacCCCAGAAGCAGTGGTCATCAAAAAGAAAgactcctcgtcctcctcctcctctgtcgctAAACCGGTTAAGACCATTAAAGCAAATCCAGAAGATAATTTCAACTCAACTACccccaaaaaggaaaagagtaaaAGCTCTACAGTGAGGCCTCCCCTGCTTAAGacccctccactctcctcccaGACCCTGCCTCTACCTCATCCTTCTCTTCACGATGGCCCTCGACTCAGCCATGACATTCGGGGAAGAAGAGATCTTCCACCAGGTAGTGGTCTCCTCCCAATATCCCATCCACATGGACTCCCGCTCATCCATCGACCTCCCTCTCCGGTGGACGGAcggaggaggatgggggaggagggccGCTCTTTACTGGGACCTCCTCCTGGAAAGCTGCGGAGGATAGATGGACTAGGGGGTTGCAGCGATGTCCTCTCCCACTCACACATGTCTCACCAGCCCCCGCTCCACAGACTCCAACTCTCTTCAGACAGACCCGGTCTTCTTCCCCTGCCTGGGAGCCGTGAGATGATCCGAGGAGACGCAGATCGAGGAACCATCAGACCTCTAATGGACCTGCCG ATGCCACTCGCCCAGAGGAGGATCAAGTTGAACAGAGATCTGGGGAGAAAAGGCAGCACTGAGACGTCTGCCTCAGACAGAGCACCATTAGGTCCTGAGAAGATGTCGTCCACATCAGACCGATCAGCTTCTTCCAGCGTTTCCGAAGGTGACAGATCCAACAGTACAACAGAAGGGGCTGGAAGAAAGGAGCTGTCTgcatctgcagagaggagaaccTCTCGCGAAAGACCAGGGAGTGCTGGAGAGAGACTGCCGTGCTCAGACCGAGAGCAGGACAGAGTCTCAGGACCAGACAGAGATCGAGACAGAGTGTCTGgatcagacagagacagaggtgtgggttctgaaagagagagagagagggacagggtTTCGGGATCGAGCTCACAGAAAGTAGCAGCGACAGCGGAGAGAGACAGCGACAGAGAGAGGTCAGCGAGGACAGAACGAAGGACCTCCAGTagtggaagtggaggagggcGGTCGGTCTGTCTGGATAAACTGACTATTGGTGAAAAATCCACTACCACCAGGACACCAACGGACCATCAGGAGAAACCAAGCGTGTCCTCCAAGGAGAGAAGTGAAGGTTCAGAAAGAGCTGCTAAATCGGACAG GAGTGTGTCCAAAGACAGAACAGAGAGGAGTGTCCCCTCAGGAGAGAaaccagctgctgctcagaaaGAAG CAGGGAAAGATGGCGAAGGGTCTGTTGTGAAGAGCAAACCCAGGATCAGTCGAAAGGTTCTGACGAGCCACAGCAGTTCCACCAG CTCTCGGTCGAGTcaggagacaaagagaagctCAGAAAAAGACCAGAAGAGCGTATCCTCTAAACCTGCAGAGCTGCCCCCCAGTAGCCCTGTGAACTCCAGAGGCCGCAGCCCCAGTGTCAGCCCAGCAGCCAGCCTGGCCAGAGAGGAGCCACTcattcagcctcctcctcgctccAAATGGGAGcgagaggatgatgaagaagggCAGGAAAATGGAGCCACTGAGCCCAAGGAGCCCTCACCGGTGCCTCAGAGGAGCCGAGGCAGAGAGGGGCAGACCGAGGCTCCTAAACCAGTCAAGAGCGAAGGCCGGGAGTCTGtcagggaggaaaggaggggagcggtgagggaggagaagaaaatgagaGCACCAAGGGAAGAGGGTAAGGGTGGTAGGGTGGCACAGGCAAAttctgacaaaccaaccaaatcAAAAATGGTGAGGGAGGAGGCGAGAGGGTTGAGAGATGAAGGGAGATCTACAGCCAGGGATGAGGGGAGAGGAGCGACTGGGAAGGAGGAGAGATCAGCAGAAGGGAGAGGcggaggaggacgagaggagagtCGTGGCCCAGAGCCCAGGAGACAACGTTTGTGTTCTGACCTGGGCCGTGAGACGGACGAGGCCGCCTTCGTCCCTGACTACAGCGAAGGTGAAGGCTCGGAGCCggagagaggaaggagcagCCCCAGCCTGTCCGTCAGCCAAGCCTCCAGAAGCGCCAGCCCGAGCAACCCCAGCGACTCGGGGACCACCACCACTGCagacaagaaaaagaagaaacacaagaaacacaagaaacacaaaaagcacaAGAAGCACGGCAGTCAGGAAAAAGCAGAGCCCAAGGagcacaagcacaaacacaagaagaagaaacacaaaaagaacaaagacaaagatggggaggaagaggaggagaagacggagAAAGCAGAAGAGCCGGTTCCATGCTAA